GCAGCTCGGGGAAGAAGCGTCCGGATTCTTCTGTCTCGTCGAGATAACCGTCACTTAGACGGCTTTATTTAGACGCGTTCTCGTTTTGAGGCTGTAGCTTCCCCTAACCGTGTTTATCGCCTGTGCCGTTGGTCTGGCAATTTGGCAAAGTGCATGAAAGGGGGTAAGCTTAGAAAATCGCTTTGTCATTGAGCTGGGTCAGTGTCACTGGCCAATGGCTGACTTATTCTGTGTGGCCTTGCCGCCTTTGGAGAAGCCCCGGAGGACGCCGTATGCGTATTCTGCCGGTTCACGTTACGAACCACTTGGCAACTAAAAGACGCCACGCAGAATTCTTATCCTGTGCCCGTAAGCCCGTGGTCACTCGGGTTTGGGCGCTGATGCCGCGCTTTTCCCTTCCCTGTTTTCTCTTCCATTCAAGTCGCTTTTTCACGCGGCCCATTCTCGCGCTTTTCGCTAGGACGGGACTGGAGCGCCGCCATGGGCGGTGCGCTCTCCCCGATCGAGGTACCTGGCCGGAAGTTCTTTGCTTTGCGTGCACCAAACTGCCGCTGAACCGCTCCGAGGTTGCCGTCTGATGACAAGCATGATGCCGATCGATATCTCGCCGGAACTGCTGACGCGATTTAGCCGTTTCGACCGCCCTGGCATGCCAGCGCCAGCAGCGGATGCCTGGGCCGATGGCTTCACCGGGGAAGATTACCGCCGGGCGCTCGGCGAAATTGGCCGGCATCCGGATGAGACCCTGGCGCTCTATCTGCACATCCCTTTCTGTCCCGGGCGCTGTCTGTACTGCGGCTGCAATACGACGGTTACGCACAACAGTCAGCGCATCGACGGGTATCTGGACGCTCTCGAGCGCGAGGTGGAGATGGTGGCGGACGCCATGGCGGCGGGGCGCGAGGTATTGCAGCTGCATGTCGCGGGCGGTACGCCAAACTATCTCAACGACGCCCAACTGACCCGTCTGGTGGAGTTGGTCGACAGCCGCTTCCGCATTCTGCCAGAGACCGATGCCTCGATTGAATGCGACCCGCGGCGTACCTCTGCCGGCCAGCTCGAGTTGTTGCACGCGCTGGGCTTTCGCCGTGTGACCTTCGGTGTTCAGGATCTCGAACCGCGCGTGCAGCGCTCCATCGGCCGCATTCAATCGATTGATCTGGTGCGCGATGTCTACTGGATGGCGCGCGAGATCGGCTTCGATTCCATCGGTTTCGATCTCATCTACGGCCTGCCGGAGCAGACCGCCGAGAGCTTTCAAGCCACCCTGGACGCCGTGATCGAGATGGCACCCGACCGGGTGTCCTGCTTCGGCTACTCGCGCGGGACCAGTCTGGCCATTCACCAGCATGCCATCGACGTCCATCGGCTCCCTGACGACATGGACCGCCAACGACTGTTCGAGCAGGCGGTCAAGACGTTCCTGGCCGCCGGCTATGTCTGGGTTGGGCTGGATACCTTCGTGCTCGATACCGATGATTTGGCCATTGCCCAGGACGAGGGGCGGCTTTCGCGTAACTGCATCGGCTACACCAGTATGCGAGCGGACAATACCATTGGTCTCGGTACCGGCGCGGCTGGCGAGGTCCATGGTCATTGCGTGCAGAACGAGCCGAACCTGCCAACCTGGGAGGCCATGATCGAACGCAGCGAGCTGCCGATCGCGCGCGGGCATCTGCTCAATCCTGCCGACCTGCGCCGGCGCGAGGCCATCGGTCACCTGATCTGTAATCTCGAGCTGCCGCTGGAACTGGCCGAGGGCTGCTTCGACGACGAATACCGGCGCCTGGCAGCCTATGCAAGCGATGGCCTGGTCGATGTGGCTGATGACCGCCTGCGGATCACGCCCACCGGTCGCTACCTGCTGCGGCATCTGTGCACCGAGCATGAGGCCTACTATGCTTGGGACCGCGCGCGCTGGCATTTTGCGAGAACCCTTTGAGCCATACTGGGCACAACGCTGGGCGGAACACCGAGCCTAACCCCCAGCCTATCCCCGGGCCCAACCCTGGTCTTGACCACCGCCATAACGAGGTGGAGCACGAGCAAGGACAGGAAGCTGACGCCGCAGAGGTCGCGCGTATTGGCCCCAATGCCATCATCCGTGTTGGTGAGGCTCTGACTGCCCTTGAAGAGAACACCCTTGCCGGGCTTGGTCTGAATCCCAGAGAGTCATCCTCCAAGCTGAGTGGGGCCGGGAGCGACCGGTCTGAAGGCAGCGCTCTGGCATCTTGTGGAACAACTCCAGGGTTTGAACTCACCGGGATCGGCGCGAAGATTTTTGCCGATGCGGGCCTAGAGCATTACCTCAATCATCCCCCTTCGGAAATGGTGCCGGAGTCCGAAGTCATCGCCCTGCAGCAGGCATTGCGCGCCGCGCTTCCGCAAGAGATCGCATCTGCCGTGTCGCGCGATGCCGGCCGTCGCACCGGCGATTATTTGCTCGCGCATCGTATCCCCAAGCCCGCTCAGCGCC
Above is a genomic segment from Thiorhodovibrio litoralis containing:
- the bchJ gene encoding bacteriochlorophyll 4-vinyl reductase — translated: MEHEQGQEADAAEVARIGPNAIIRVGEALTALEENTLAGLGLNPRESSSKLSGAGSDRSEGSALASCGTTPGFELTGIGAKIFADAGLEHYLNHPPSEMVPESEVIALQQALRAALPQEIASAVSRDAGRRTGDYLLAHRIPKPAQRLLKLLPPGPACRMLLKAVANNAWTFVGSGQYAFTMGRPVRVSIAQCPICRGATATVPVCDFYAGSFERLCQILVSPRARVHETQCQALGAAACEFQIDWGR
- the hemN gene encoding oxygen-independent coproporphyrinogen III oxidase yields the protein MTSMMPIDISPELLTRFSRFDRPGMPAPAADAWADGFTGEDYRRALGEIGRHPDETLALYLHIPFCPGRCLYCGCNTTVTHNSQRIDGYLDALEREVEMVADAMAAGREVLQLHVAGGTPNYLNDAQLTRLVELVDSRFRILPETDASIECDPRRTSAGQLELLHALGFRRVTFGVQDLEPRVQRSIGRIQSIDLVRDVYWMAREIGFDSIGFDLIYGLPEQTAESFQATLDAVIEMAPDRVSCFGYSRGTSLAIHQHAIDVHRLPDDMDRQRLFEQAVKTFLAAGYVWVGLDTFVLDTDDLAIAQDEGRLSRNCIGYTSMRADNTIGLGTGAAGEVHGHCVQNEPNLPTWEAMIERSELPIARGHLLNPADLRRREAIGHLICNLELPLELAEGCFDDEYRRLAAYASDGLVDVADDRLRITPTGRYLLRHLCTEHEAYYAWDRARWHFARTL